Part of the Synergistaceae bacterium genome, TTAGGTGTAAAGCTCGTAAAGTGAAAGACTCGCTTATCTCTCAAGCACTCATAAACACGTGAAAATTTCTCGGCTGATTTACCATGAATAAATAAAATTGTTTTATCCTGTAAAATTCTTTGAAGTTCGTCATAATTATTTAATATTTGCTGCATTTAGGAGTCCTCCCTAAAAATTTGCTGCTAAAATATTTATTTATAAATCATTGGGAAGTTACTGGAAATTATAAAAATTTTTGTGCCAGTTTTTACCGTGTACCATAAAATTCGCTGGGAAACCCACAACGTGGGCGGGCTTGAGATTTCTTATATTCTCGTCATAGTCCTTAGTTTTCTGCGGTATTATCTCATCGACATATTTAATGCTTTCGAGTACGATTTTACGCTGTTCATAATTCATATATGGCTTAGGCTTATATGACGAGATTGCTTCATCGCTGAACAGTCCGACAATGACTCGGCCATAACGCGCGGCAGTCCTCAAAATATTTATATGTCCCGGGTGAATTATATCAGCTGACATGGGAACATAAACAGTTAAATCTGAATTCTTGAGTCTTTCTCTTACTTGAGAGTCGTCAAAAATATAATCGCCTTTAACGTCCGAACATTCCGGAGTAATTGCTTTTGCCGGGCGATTCTCATGATTCACACAGCCGTCGCAGAGAGTCCCGCCTAAATCATTTTCCATGAATCTCCGGCGCATGTCCTTCATTTTTTCACCGTACCAGCCTTCTTTGAGCGAGACTTTATTTAAATCTGCTACTATTAACATATTCTCGTAATCTGCATTCTCAATCGATAAATAACCTTCTTGAGTTACAGAAATTGCGTCAAATGGCAAATTACAGCGGCGTTTAACCTCGTCATCACAATCACAGCGCAGATATTTATCTATTTCAGGCATATAACCGCCCTGATTATAGACGTATTTAAACACGATTTGATCCGCTAAACCTTTAAAGACTTCAAAATATTTGTCTCGTAAATTTTCAGTGAAGCGAGTCAAGATTCCAGTTACGTAAATTTTGTAATTCTTGCCGGATTCCTGCCTGTATTGATTGAGATAGCGCAAATTATTCATGACAGTGTCAAAATCGTCCCGGCCGTGAATGAACTTGTATAATTTTTTCTGCGGTGCATTGATTGAAAATTTTATACTGTCTAGTCCCGAGTCAATTACAGCGCGAATCTTTTCCGGAGTTGCAAGTGATCCGTTAGAAGTCAAATATACATAAGTATAGCCGATTTCTTTTGCCTTAGCTATAAATTCCGGTAATTCAGGAACTAAAAAGGGTTCGCCGGTCGCATAAAATCCTACTTCACGCGTTCCCAGTTCATAG contains:
- a CDS encoding radical SAM protein, which encodes MCGKMGKDVDLQERVRLKKADREELYSLEPPFPKTNFLMELSNVCNHACIFCAHQKMRRKVSKMDKAKGFDILRQAYELGTREVGFYATGEPFLVPELPEFIAKAKEIGYTYVYLTSNGSLATPEKIRAVIDSGLDSIKFSINAPQKKLYKFIHGRDDFDTVMNNLRYLNQYRQESGKNYKIYVTGILTRFTENLRDKYFEVFKGLADQIVFKYVYNQGGYMPEIDKYLRCDCDDEVKRRCNLPFDAISVTQEGYLSIENADYENMLIVADLNKVSLKEGWYGEKMKDMRRRFMENDLGGTLCDGCVNHENRPAKAITPECSDVKGDYIFDDSQVRERLKNSDLTVYVPMSADIIHPGHINILRTAARYGRVIVGLFSDEAISSYKPKPYMNYEQRKIVLESIKYVDEIIPQKTKDYDENIRNLKPAHVVGFPANFMVHGKNWHKNFYNFQ